The genome window taggaggggagagagaaagagagaaacgtcggagggggggagggagagaCGACTCAGAAAGTGGAATCTGCACAAGCAACCTaaagggggaggagaagaaaaacccTTGAATCGTTACAACTAAACCCCAGATGCAACGCAAGCAACGACTTCGTCACACTAAAATAGATTTTGTGAGggctaaaattataaattacGAAGCAGAAATGAATATCAAACAACTTCCAGCGGTTTGCACCtagagaaagacaagaagaacccactgcaaacaaacaaacccagtCCAAACAACGCCTCcagtaggaaaagaggaaaaccGCTACAACAGACCCCCTGAGAAGAAACCAGACCAACACGCTGAGAGTGCGGGGCGTCTGCAAACCTCTGAGTGTGCGAGAGTGCGGTGGACTGAGTTGCACTTCGCTGCTCTCTGGACATTAATTACATCCTTCACCTTCCATTTGGGGGAGGGTGAGGAGAAAGGCACTCACCTACGCTGAGTGAAGAAGTCCTACCAGCGTGGGAGAGAAGTTTAAGAATGAAACACTGAATGTTtcgcttttatttttaaatttgctttggcACTTGACCTAATTTCCAGATTTCTGGTCAATCTCGGCTGCAGACATCTAAGCCTGACCTCCTGGTAACctgaatttttctctctcaccctctttttccccttccccttcatCTCTCCCACacatctttattttacatatcaagagaaagcaaaaaagtcCCAgcaggtatttttctttttcaaagatcaccttttttcttattttctgcagaagaaaaaaaggtttcGAAAGCGGGGAAAGGAAGAGCCAGCAGGCTGTAGCATCAGCCGGTCAGCCCAGGTGGAAAATAAGAGTGAAAGTGGGGCTTAGGGGGAGCGCACGGCCTCGTTCGCAAGCCGCAGGGCCACCACCAGCGCGTGAGCCTTGGATCCCTCAACGTATTGCGAGACGCCGGTGTATAGCCCGGACCTTTGCCCCAACATGATCGCCGCTCAGGCCAAGCTGGTTTACCAGCTCAATAAATACTACACTGAGCGCTGCCAAGCGCGCAAGGCAGCCATCGCCAAGACCATCCGAGAGGTCTGTAAGGTGGTCTCGGACGTGCTAAAGGAAGTGGAGGTGCAGGAGCCCCGCTTCATCAGCTCCTTGAGCGAGATCGATGCCCGCTACGAGGGGCTGGAGGTCATCTCGCCCACGGAATTTGAGGTGGTGCTCTACCTAAACCAGATGGGCGTCTTCAACTTCGTGGACGACGGCTCACTGCCCGGCTGCGCGGTGCTCAAACTGAGCGATGGGCGGAAACGGAGCATGTCTCTCTGGGTCGAGTTCATCACAGCGTCCGGCTACCTCTCAGCACGCAAGATCCGCTCACGTTTCCAGACGCTGGTGGCTCAGGCGGTGGACAAGTGCAGCTATCGGGATGTGGTCAAGATGATCGCGGATACCAGCGAGGTCAAGTTGCGCATCAGGGAGCGCTACGTGGTGCAGATCACTCCGGCGTTCAAGTGCACGGGTATCTGGCCTCGCAGTGCGGCACAGTGGCCTATGCCCCACATCCCCTGGCCAGGCCCCAATAGGGTGGCGGAGGTCAAGGCTGAAGGGTTCAACTTGCTCTCGAAGGAGTGCTACTCACTGACCGGCAAGCAGAGCTCTGCGGAGAGCGACGCCTGGGTGCTACAGTTCGGGGAGGCTGAGAACCGCCTGCTGATGGGCGGCTGCCGAAACAAGTGCCTCTCTGTGCTGAAGACGCTGCGGGACCGCCACCTGGAGCTGCCAGGCCAGCCGCTCAATAACTACCACATGAAGACGCTGCTGCTGTACGAGTGCGAGAAACACCCGCGGGAAACGGACTGGGATGAGGCGTGCCTCGGCGATCGGCTCAACGGCATCCTGCTGCAGCTCATCTCCTGCCTTCAGTGCCGCCGCTGCCCTCACTACTTTCTGCCCAACCTCGACCTTTTTCAGGGCAAGCCCCATTCGGCCCTGGAGAGCGCTGCCAAGCAGACCTGGAGGTTGGCCAGGGAAATTCTCACCAATCCCAAAAGCCTGGACAAACTATAGGGTGCTGGGGACTGCTTGAAAAGCAACACAAACGGGGAATGCTCTCATAAACACAACACATACAACTCAGCGACAAACAGTGGAAACTCGGGACAAAACTTTTATACAAGCCACTTGAAAGAAACAGGAATCAGGCAGAAGACCTTCATTAATAAACACGCAAACAAAAAGAGGGCAAACCACCCAACCAACCAAAATCATATTCTTGCACAAAAGTGATCGTTTTCTTCCAAACAATGTGAATTTAAAAGGTCACACAAAAGAAGCAATCGGGCTTTGCCACCACAGAATGAAACCCAAGGTACATTTTCAAATCAATGTATAGtagtttctcccttttccttctttccccctctcctttctccctttccttctctcttcctctctctctttcactttggATTGCCTGAATGTTGTCACCAagtgaaaaaaagtatttaattatatgtaaaatttctcttttaaaaaaagttttgctgATGTTAAATGTATCTCAGTGCCAATGTCAGACTGTGTTCCTCCCTTTCCTGCACTTCTACCCTCACCCTAAGCAGTCTTGttgaaaacagtaataaaaacattACTTTACATTGTAATTGCCTGTTTTGTGGATTGTTCTTAAATGAAGGCAGTGAGATCACCAATTTATAATTTACAATGTAAAGATGTGAACTTGAGGAACTAAATAGAAGAAGCTTCCATTTGAATTCTAATTTGCAAAATTTACAAATTCAGCACATTTTGTAGATTTAACCATACAAGTTCCCACAAAAAAAcccttagaaaagagaaaatactaatttTACCCAATTACACATTTGTTCtgtaaattttaagattaaaagtAAGATCTTAATTCACACTTGAAAAAAGGATAGATTTTGTTTGGAAGAACAAAGTGTGAccgtaatttttaaattagaaaaaaatcatttcacatttaaaaattaagagatttgCTATCTTATGCCATAATTTTAACAAAGTCCACTCTGAGTCTGAAttacaaaggaaatatttatggaCCTTTTCTGAATAGTTACCACAATCAgttcatatttttccttcaattatttGTCCTCTTCAAGCTTTAAGTAACAAAAACTTAACAAATCAACCACacgaaaagagaataaaatggttACAGCAATATTCCTTTTCTCGAGCAAATGGTGATATGAACAATCTATATTTACAAATTACTTCAATTTTTCAAATGGCTTTGCTATAAATGCCATAACTGTGAACACTTTTTATCAAATATTCTGAAACTGCTTATGGGCAACTAAAGCAAAAAAGGTTTTGATACTAGTTTTATGACCAAAGAATAATTAATGTTTCAATAATTTACATATAGGAAAAGTatgttcctcttctttttccttttctaagggTAACAACCCAATGTACTGGTTTCAATGTTTTACCTTTAACAAAGGTTTCTTTTTAATACAAGGAACTAACTgattagaaaatagaataattagtAAAACTGAAAGTATCCCAAAGGAACTGGTTTGTCTTCTTTAGGTTGGAGGTAACTATATACACTATTAGATATGCTAATGATGAGGCACAGGTACAGAATACATGTCAGATGAAAccctttaatatttaaaacttattatTTGAATTAGCCcagtttttaatgtattgataAAATCTACAAATGAGAGATATAcagaaaaatgttctaaaaagcaattttaaagatCAGAGGAAGAAGTTTGAGTAGGGGAGGGAGTGTAGGGAGGGATGAGCAGCGGCAGGATAGCAGAGATGGATGAAAAACAAGGAAGCTACTCAGGGCTCTGACGCCTAGTTCACTTGATTAAACAGGCTCAAGTTTTAAGATTTCCTGGCAAAAATTCTCTAGTAAAAAAAGTTCTGTGTTAGAAATACCAACTTTGATCTTCTCAGTTCTGAAATCATCTCCAATCTTTCAACCTATATCACATCTTTCTCTCGTCTCTCGTCCTGTAGATGTAGAACAAACTCACTCTAATACTAAGTGGTTAAAAccaatataataatttttttaaataatacaaaattaatttattctctgAGGAAAACGTTCTgatttttaagaacattttccaAGCAAGTTGTAGGTGCTTACATTTACAAAGAATGCTTTAAAGGGCACAGTGtttgctttaaaagataaaaaagacctTTTTTTCTACTAACAAAAGTATTTACAGCATTAGACACATATCTCTTTCCAATTATcccaagaaaaaagtttttaactcttgacaaaaagaaacaaaaattccccaaattcagtattttttccctccttatttaatttaatgcaggtatcaccaacaaaaaaagaaaaacactgcagCAACACAAGTGTCCTCAATTACAAAATGCCTTTAAGCACCAGTGTCTATACAAAATCAAAAATTCTTCCAATAATTggctgaaaaaattttaagaatataaatcaGTAGAACTTTTGATTTCTGTAGTATTAGGCTGGCTGCAGAGGTACGAGATAATTTCTGTGATTAGGCTAAAAGATCCTGTATTGCACAAGCaacagggggaaaaaattaatttaataacaCTGCACAGAATAAGaccagagagaaataaaagtcataacTTCCCCCAAAAGGAATACATAATTTCAAAGAGCCTAATCGCAAAGATTGGCAGAGGTCTAATATTGAAAACAATTCATTGGACACCTTTAAATTAAATCATGTTTTAGATTTTAAGCCATGTATGTCCAAAAGTATAACAGAATATTCTAAATTAAATTCCAGCCTCTCAGATTCACAAACTACCATAAATTAGGGAGTTCAAGTTATTTTGGTTACCTTCCTCTCccaaaaaaactaaaatacattTTCAGCCATTTCAGANNNNNNNNNNTCTATCTTGGGTTAGCTGAATTATCAAGCTCAAAACAATCAGTTCCATCATAGCCTTCCTTTCATACAGTCTACCAAATTCTGTCTTAATAAAGGCAGCAATTCTAAAACACAGTACTAGAAACATATATAAGGCAAGAGATGATATGTTTGtaaagtttttaataaaagtataacatttttattaagaacTACTTTGAAATACTTCTAAATCactaaaatttaataattcacatgattataaaatgaaagaaccTCTTTCCAATAAACtcagaatatatatgtgtatggacacacacacacacacacaagctatcagcctgtaaaataaattattccatcTTTTAAAACCACTTCTCTTCTACAGGTTGcttattttgctcattttaaaagagatttccCTCTCAGAAAAAATTCTACCATTTACTTTCATGAAATAACCTAATTTTGGCTTTATGGCTATGCCACAAATGTCTCTTAGTAAAATAAAGTTGCCAACGTCTGAAAAGTaatcagaaatacatttttaaggggaaattacattttcatttaagaatAGGAAATTATGCAGTGCCTTGTAAAATCAACTATAGGTAATGGGAAACAGAggtatcacacacacacaagacatgCTTGCGTGCACGACAGAGTAGTAAGTCATGAGGACAAAGCAAGGAGAGTGATATATTGGTAttatatccagaaaatataaaggcTAAACAAAATAATTCCACTCTCAATCTCACTGAATTTTGTAGCTTAATTCACCCCTGGACTCTTTGaggcaaaatatatttataggcGATATTCCCTGAggttctcccccaacccctgatGAGCTAATGATAAATGCAATTAAGTGGAAATTGTTTTTGAATCTAAATGAACTTCAATAATCTAACTAGCTGGTAAGGGAATCATAAGCTAAAGAAGATACTTGGCTTGCATATAGTCAGAGGCAATTCAGCAAGAAATTCACACCAAGTCTGTCAGATTTTACCAATGCCAATCATACCCAACAGGAGCCCACCATcccatcataagaaaaaaaaatccataaaaatgcAACCCGCTTCTCATCTTCTCACCTTGGGGTCGATCTTCTTGAAGTTAGGATCTTCTTCATCCACCTCAAAATAGAGTTCGGAGGAGGTGACAGAAAGAGTGCCCTTTACTACAACAGAGGGGGCCACTAGCTGAGCTGGTGTGCTCAGGCTAACAGGACCtgccaaaaggaaaagacaagccaccCAAGTTGGAATGATatgtttcaaaatttatttaatttttaaattctcatctCTAGCACCAAATTGCCTGATAACTCCTTCTACACTTACAAATTCTGTCCATCTTCCTGTGAAAATGCAAAGTTAGGATTCTCCTACTAAGAGATTTATAATGATAACAGTAAACTGGGATACAATTATTTTACAGAAGTCTGCAAAGCTTTGGTCTAATCTCCTGGTGAGAAGGTGGCTCTGCCTAAATAAATCCAACAACATTCCATTTAGAAAACAAGCCTCAGGCTATCCAACAACATGGAACAACAACCAGGAGCACGGAAGACTCGATAGGCTTCCAAGGCCAGAGGTTAGCTTAGAGTGGCTGACGCATGATTACAAAAAGATCACTAGCTTATTGGTGAAGTAAGAAACAATAAACCATATTCTCTGATAAAAATTTTGTAGCTGGTCGACACGAAACCTCTTCCATAATAACTTTACCCCATGAAAAATTGgtaaaaatacttcttttctaAGCCTACCTTTCCACTGTTAAATATTGTTCAATGCTTGCAAATCTAATATTAGGGTAGTTCAGGGACTCTGGGAGTAAACAGCTGGAGGGTGGGTTTCCAAGTGaatgaatttttattggaataatCAAATCTCCACAGGGCTTATCAAAGAGACAAATCAGCCTGCTACTGAAAACAATAGATTCACTACAGATAGAAGAGCATAAAGTATATTAGAGCTAAACCTAAAATAgggactaaaaataataattatattatatatatttatgtagagATAGATGTAGTAAGAATTTGAAATCTCATGTCAATTCCTCATTGTTCAATCCTGTAGTGAGGAAAACAGTAAGAGAAGAATGGCACTTATAGTTCTGAATTAATATAGTGCCTATAAACACAGTACACCTATGCAGGTAATCAATGGGtgaataaatgtttcaaaattcagATGAATTGACATTTCTATCGATTGTTAGAAGGGTGTTGGTCCTTAATCTCACATCAATCTTAATGTGTGCCAGTAGGACAATAGAAGGGATGCTCTGCGGAGATCAGAGCAGGTTTTGCCCTCTATTCCCAATGTACAAATACATTGTGTTTGCAGATGGGCAGCAGATAGCTGCAGAACAGCCATGATTTCCCAAAGCTCATCCCCATAAATGGATGAAATAAGCAGCTATGTGTTCTTTTGCTGTCTCCTTTGCCCTCTGTACATTAGCATGTAATCCtgagaagaaataacattttttcaatCACTCTCAGACATTCAATTACAGGGTAAGCAGACAGCTGCAGGAGCTAGGGCAGCCTAGGTCCTACAGAAGACCCCTGACAATTTCCACTTCATTTCTAACCCACACCACTTTATTAGTGTGGATTACTTCTTAATCCTATTGCCATTGTCAAGATTATATAATTAAACTCCCCTTTCACCTCTATTACTGTATGAATGTATTACTAGTAGcaagaataaaagcaaatagaggaggaggaaatgggtaAATGGATGTGAAGGAAAAGACTAGAGAATAGCACTGTGTTTCCTACTCTCTACTCCTGCCCAAAATCCCTTAACAGTATGCtccaattaattttattttactttacagaGAGGTTGATGGTCATCAGAGAAGataccatcatttatttttgcttttcattatcattcattgCAT of Equus quagga isolate Etosha38 chromosome 3, UCLA_HA_Equagga_1.0, whole genome shotgun sequence contains these proteins:
- the MAB21L2 gene encoding protein mab-21-like 2, with translation MIAAQAKLVYQLNKYYTERCQARKAAIAKTIREVCKVVSDVLKEVEVQEPRFISSLSEIDARYEGLEVISPTEFEVVLYLNQMGVFNFVDDGSLPGCAVLKLSDGRKRSMSLWVEFITASGYLSARKIRSRFQTLVAQAVDKCSYRDVVKMIADTSEVKLRIRERYVVQITPAFKCTGIWPRSAAQWPMPHIPWPGPNRVAEVKAEGFNLLSKECYSLTGKQSSAESDAWVLQFGEAENRLLMGGCRNKCLSVLKTLRDRHLELPGQPLNNYHMKTLLLYECEKHPRETDWDEACLGDRLNGILLQLISCLQCRRCPHYFLPNLDLFQGKPHSALESAAKQTWRLAREILTNPKSLDKL